In Dermacentor andersoni chromosome 4, qqDerAnde1_hic_scaffold, whole genome shotgun sequence, the following proteins share a genomic window:
- the LOC126537811 gene encoding uncharacterized protein gives MMAGSKITFLVFLFAVVVLPAIVHCRSIFSRDRRSGISDQRLAELETLAGLKSLRHRLKGIKFPVAYGLVDPNQIGKRKRSFDSLEESQQAQQPSQRGGQSGATDTSSSSSLYQNLVDDAALEDYLTGLPTPDVTAPRIRSPGQLIRI, from the exons ATGATGGCAGGCAGCAAGATAACGTTCCTGGTGTTCTTATTCGCGGTGGTTGTGCTGCCGGCGATCGTCCACTGCAGGTCCATCTTCAG TCGTGACCGGCGCAGCGGCATCTCTGACCAGCGGCTGGCCGAACTCGAGACCCTGGCTGGGCTCAAGTCCCTGCGGCACCGGCTCAAGGGCATCAAGTTCCCAGTTGCCTACGGACTCGTCGATCCCAACCAAAT TGGCAAGAGGAAGCGTTCCTTCGACTCCCTGGAAGAGTCCCAGCAGGCGCAGCAGCCGTCCCAGCGCGGTGGCCAATCGGGTGCCACCGACACTTCTTCCTCGTCGTCCCTCTACCAAAACCTTGTAGACGACGCGGCGCTCGAGGACTACCTGACCGGACTGCCCACGCCCGACGTGACGGCGCCAAGGATCCGGTCGCCAGGCCAGCTCATCAGGATATAG